In Methylacidiphilum infernorum V4, a single window of DNA contains:
- a CDS encoding glycosyltransferase, producing MNRQEKISIFVILRKIEKELRRFKKRIFSLAVESKNGVPRPEDTFLFSDAQEKVKLHIDSPPIHSPEFPFITGLVSLKGWVIARQGIKKFRCSIDDRPIENFLFGFSRPDVAAAHPDYKDAAKSGFCIKIDTRLFEKGEHSLRFFIETEDKEISLERKILISGLDSQLWLENNKLLDQDRGRLLEMERTWKKKPLISLLYVWDRHSPGNKEELFSQSFLSLKDQVYSRWELLLICSRDKPEEGFLQALAKESFCKIKPLFFAGQEQGQLPEILPRHCEGDWIGILSQGDVLDPCALHAFAQVIQEHPEDELIYSDEQGIDDNNQKKIFFKPSWSPTLLSHYPYLGKLWIARKDRFWAVFKDEDLYSLNIDQRKMVQLVSDPTHVTHIPFVLCSGKRREIRHAEEAEVSFPQDLSLTISIIMPTIIKREDVVERCFKSIFEKTTYPHFELLTIVNRYYLPDDDPKRRLLDRWPVRKIAVDFPYNWSRLNNLGKDLAHGQILLFLNDDVEVLSPSWLEAMLSHAVQEDVAAVGAKLYYPDMSIQHAGVYFTPSMIGGEHILRGYRDEENAERWLGEVDRECTAVTGACLMIKKSLFESLGGFDESLPVAFNDVDFCLRAWRKGLRNIFCARAKLIHYEGMSRAGIPEENDYKLLLKRWAGVFEKGDPYWNPNLLDYLPNWTMNPLAKGSLRGRKMM from the coding sequence ATGAATAGGCAAGAAAAAATCTCTATTTTTGTTATACTGCGGAAAATCGAAAAGGAACTGAGACGATTCAAAAAGAGGATTTTTTCTTTAGCGGTAGAATCAAAAAATGGTGTTCCTAGACCCGAGGATACATTTCTATTTTCGGATGCTCAAGAAAAGGTCAAGCTGCATATCGATAGTCCCCCTATCCATAGCCCTGAGTTTCCTTTTATCACCGGGTTAGTTTCTCTAAAGGGCTGGGTCATTGCCAGGCAAGGGATAAAAAAGTTTAGATGTTCAATCGATGACCGGCCTATCGAAAATTTCCTTTTTGGTTTTTCAAGGCCGGATGTAGCAGCGGCACACCCCGACTACAAGGATGCGGCAAAAAGTGGTTTCTGCATTAAGATTGATACCCGTCTTTTTGAAAAGGGAGAACATAGCCTTCGGTTTTTTATTGAAACCGAGGACAAGGAGATCAGTCTTGAGCGCAAAATCCTGATTAGTGGCCTTGATTCACAACTGTGGCTTGAGAACAACAAGTTGCTTGACCAGGATCGGGGAAGGCTCCTGGAAATGGAAAGAACCTGGAAAAAAAAGCCGTTGATTTCCCTTCTTTACGTCTGGGATAGGCATTCGCCGGGGAACAAGGAAGAGCTTTTTTCCCAGAGCTTCTTATCCCTCAAAGACCAGGTTTATAGCCGGTGGGAGCTGCTCTTGATCTGTTCCCGGGATAAGCCTGAAGAAGGCTTTTTGCAAGCCTTAGCCAAAGAGTCTTTTTGCAAAATCAAACCCCTTTTTTTTGCAGGTCAAGAACAGGGGCAACTTCCAGAAATCCTTCCCCGACATTGCGAGGGAGATTGGATTGGTATCCTTTCCCAAGGGGATGTTCTTGACCCATGTGCTCTTCATGCCTTTGCCCAGGTCATCCAAGAACATCCCGAAGACGAACTGATTTACAGTGATGAGCAAGGAATAGACGACAACAACCAAAAGAAAATTTTTTTTAAGCCTTCTTGGTCGCCGACCTTGTTGTCCCACTATCCTTACCTGGGAAAGTTATGGATAGCTAGAAAAGACCGCTTTTGGGCCGTTTTTAAAGACGAGGATCTTTATTCCCTCAACATAGATCAGAGAAAAATGGTGCAGTTGGTCAGCGATCCTACTCATGTTACCCACATTCCCTTTGTGCTCTGTTCGGGGAAAAGAAGGGAAATAAGGCATGCGGAAGAAGCGGAAGTTTCTTTTCCCCAAGATCTTTCCCTGACCATCTCCATTATCATGCCCACGATCATAAAAAGGGAAGATGTCGTGGAACGCTGTTTTAAGTCAATTTTTGAAAAGACGACCTATCCTCATTTTGAACTGCTTACCATCGTCAACCGCTATTACCTGCCCGATGACGATCCTAAAAGAAGGCTATTGGACCGGTGGCCCGTCAGGAAGATTGCCGTGGATTTCCCTTATAACTGGTCTCGTCTTAACAACTTGGGAAAAGACCTAGCCCATGGACAAATCCTTCTTTTTCTTAACGATGATGTTGAAGTGCTGAGTCCAAGTTGGCTTGAAGCCATGCTCAGCCATGCTGTGCAAGAAGACGTGGCCGCCGTAGGCGCCAAGCTTTACTACCCGGACATGTCTATTCAGCATGCGGGCGTTTATTTTACTCCCTCGATGATCGGAGGCGAACACATATTGCGGGGATATCGGGATGAAGAAAATGCCGAGAGATGGTTGGGAGAAGTGGACAGGGAATGCACGGCGGTTACAGGAGCCTGCCTGATGATTAAAAAATCCCTTTTTGAAAGTCTTGGCGGCTTCGATGAATCCCTCCCCGTGGCTTTCAATGACGTGGATTTTTGTTTGCGCGCCTGGCGTAAAGGTCTTAGGAATATCTTTTGTGCCCGGGCAAAGCTGATTCATTATGAGGGGATGAGCCGAGCGGGGATTCCCGAAGAAAACGATTATAAGCTGCTCCTGAAAAGATGGGCGGGAGTATTTGAAAAAGGCGATCCTTATTGGAACCCTAACCTTTTGGATTACCTGCCCAACTGGACCATGAATCCCCTGGCGAAAGGAAGCTTAAGGGGCAGAAAAATGATGTAA
- a CDS encoding PqqD family protein, producing the protein MEGAELKRVEIPDWICYERFENELILLDPTTWNYYRLDSYGGVLWEKLCSLKGDVEALKRWVGEHFDGDPRQMQSDIDRFVKQLIESGLLLLPSDLDRVQGK; encoded by the coding sequence ATGGAAGGAGCTGAATTGAAAAGGGTAGAAATCCCGGATTGGATCTGTTACGAACGGTTCGAAAACGAGCTGATCCTCCTCGATCCGACGACCTGGAACTACTATAGGTTAGACAGCTATGGAGGGGTATTGTGGGAAAAGCTTTGCAGCCTGAAAGGGGACGTGGAAGCCTTGAAAAGGTGGGTAGGGGAGCATTTCGATGGAGATCCAAGGCAAATGCAAAGCGATATCGACCGGTTTGTCAAGCAGTTGATCGAAAGCGGCCTTCTTCTTCTGCCGTCCGATTTAGACCGGGTCCAGGGTAAATAA
- a CDS encoding Serine kinase of the HPr protein, regulates carbohydrate metabolism: MEWRDLKTEPIGVGYGLGLYNPSNSPIREWFFSGPILWGNYPLNVSCVDSFPLEELGKPLFSLGPLSLFCHPRRILVGDLFLFSLQSGQLFFAYRSFDLEKFKYYFYQVVLPLFGQCLGKLLFLHGGAFEVQSKAVGLVAASGGGKSTLLAAFQEQGYPLVADDRIGFVVELGEPCIVPSHPFLRNYRKPEEIGRPVSLFAREILPLKSIFFLRWTDKDEPWIEKVEPSKAFRNLYLNSSFVLDERVHAQKILKWLTRIKTYRLYLPQGKRETVPQACAMILSKALER, from the coding sequence ATGGAATGGCGGGATCTGAAAACGGAGCCTATAGGAGTGGGTTATGGGCTTGGCCTATATAATCCATCGAATAGTCCCATAAGGGAATGGTTTTTTTCCGGGCCCATCCTTTGGGGAAACTATCCCCTCAATGTTTCTTGCGTGGATTCTTTCCCCTTGGAGGAGCTGGGAAAGCCTCTTTTTAGCTTGGGGCCGTTGAGCCTGTTTTGTCATCCCCGGAGGATCCTCGTAGGAGACCTGTTCTTGTTTAGCTTGCAATCCGGTCAACTCTTCTTTGCCTATAGATCCTTCGACTTGGAGAAATTCAAGTACTATTTTTACCAAGTCGTTTTACCCCTCTTTGGCCAATGCCTGGGCAAGCTCCTTTTCCTTCACGGGGGAGCTTTTGAAGTCCAGTCCAAAGCCGTCGGCCTTGTGGCCGCTTCCGGGGGAGGGAAATCGACTTTGCTTGCCGCCTTTCAAGAGCAGGGATATCCCTTGGTGGCCGACGACCGGATCGGGTTCGTTGTGGAATTGGGAGAACCTTGCATAGTTCCTTCCCATCCTTTCCTTAGAAATTACAGGAAACCAGAAGAAATCGGCAGGCCCGTAAGTCTCTTTGCCCGGGAAATCCTCCCTCTTAAGAGTATTTTTTTCCTCCGTTGGACGGACAAAGATGAGCCTTGGATTGAAAAGGTCGAGCCCTCCAAGGCTTTCCGGAACCTTTATTTGAACAGTTCTTTCGTGTTGGACGAAAGGGTTCACGCCCAAAAAATTCTGAAGTGGCTTACACGGATAAAGACCTACCGGTTGTATCTTCCGCAGGGAAAGAGAGAAACGGTACCCCAAGCTTGCGCAATGATCTTGTCCAAGGCTCTCGAAAGGTAA
- a CDS encoding class I SAM-dependent methyltransferase has protein sequence MVNIKEKIGRLGFFDEKFYCQSYPEACKGGISPLDHYLEIGWKEGKNPSLSFNSSWYLNSYPDVAKSGINPLVHYIEFGIFEGRLPAPSFCWNKRLDYPGSVKALFSSHSREKAAELAVGSAGQFQSMGNILLELTVLWGGLSEGMKLLDVGCGSGRLAYALFCSGLSDKVQYVGIDIVPELLDYAREKCKKANFIFLYNDRLKMPLENEQFDVVSFFSVLTHLLQEEAVIMLKEAKRVLKAQGKLLFTYLNIFSQNHKEMFLQRVEQMEKNASPLLLDIYISPELALEYARMLEMEVLYNGPSSCGQYLCVLKK, from the coding sequence ATGGTGAATATAAAAGAAAAGATCGGCCGTTTGGGTTTTTTTGATGAAAAATTTTATTGCCAGAGTTATCCTGAAGCCTGCAAAGGGGGTATTTCTCCTTTAGACCATTACTTGGAAATCGGCTGGAAAGAAGGGAAAAATCCCAGCCTTTCTTTTAACTCCTCGTGGTATCTGAACAGTTATCCTGACGTGGCCAAAAGCGGGATCAATCCGCTGGTGCACTATATTGAATTTGGAATTTTTGAAGGCCGCCTTCCCGCCCCTTCTTTTTGCTGGAATAAAAGGCTGGATTATCCCGGTTCTGTCAAAGCTCTCTTTAGCAGTCATAGTAGAGAAAAGGCGGCCGAGTTGGCCGTTGGGAGTGCCGGTCAATTTCAGTCCATGGGCAACATCCTTCTTGAGTTAACCGTTTTGTGGGGAGGATTATCGGAGGGGATGAAACTCTTGGATGTAGGATGTGGTTCAGGAAGACTGGCTTATGCGCTTTTTTGCTCCGGACTATCCGATAAAGTCCAGTATGTGGGGATTGATATCGTTCCGGAACTTTTGGACTACGCTAGGGAAAAGTGTAAAAAAGCCAATTTTATTTTTTTGTATAACGACCGGTTAAAAATGCCCCTTGAAAATGAGCAATTCGACGTAGTCTCTTTCTTTTCCGTTCTTACCCATCTTCTCCAGGAAGAAGCGGTGATCATGCTTAAGGAAGCCAAGCGTGTTTTAAAAGCCCAGGGAAAGCTTCTCTTTACTTACTTGAATATATTTTCTCAAAATCATAAAGAGATGTTTTTACAAAGGGTCGAACAGATGGAAAAAAATGCTTCACCCCTTCTTTTGGATATTTATATTAGCCCGGAACTTGCCCTTGAATATGCCCGTATGCTCGAGATGGAAGTCTTGTATAACGGCCCTTCGTCCTGCGGTCAATATCTTTGTGTTCTGAAGAAATGA
- a CDS encoding efflux RND transporter periplasmic adaptor subunit: MKFWPRYGIPAQGLCLKKVLARILFFFFFSSLPLWAADASVDLSDLNMSERPVENFLEDRSASYRAILLPIEDVRISAKASGILEKYFFEEGAVVKKGDVIAQLNTEEEKTEIARAEAQFSVCQAELEKSQREFQRIENLYKEQVISPKQYEESKYQLQMAQGKLKEAMAFLEEAKNRLEAKIVRSPIDGVFFKKLRTIGESVERLEPIGRVINAAQLQMVVYCDSKHFGQIRREDKYFIELVDGPYAGEKVEATVVHVDPFLDPASGTFRIKLHIPSSSKVVAGISAELVIPEQEKDLPNSPTVIGLNAVKKSP; this comes from the coding sequence ATGAAATTTTGGCCTAGGTATGGGATCCCCGCTCAAGGGCTTTGTTTAAAAAAGGTTTTAGCCCGGATCCTTTTCTTTTTCTTTTTTTCTAGCTTGCCTCTTTGGGCTGCGGATGCCTCGGTTGACTTATCCGACCTGAACATGTCCGAGAGGCCTGTTGAAAATTTTCTTGAGGACAGGTCGGCTTCTTACCGGGCCATTCTGCTTCCTATTGAAGATGTTCGGATCAGCGCCAAAGCTTCGGGGATCTTGGAAAAATACTTTTTTGAAGAAGGGGCGGTTGTAAAAAAAGGGGATGTCATAGCCCAATTGAACACGGAGGAAGAAAAAACGGAAATAGCCCGGGCTGAAGCCCAATTTAGCGTCTGCCAGGCGGAGCTAGAAAAGTCTCAAAGGGAATTTCAAAGGATTGAAAACCTTTATAAGGAGCAGGTCATCAGCCCCAAGCAATACGAGGAATCAAAATACCAATTGCAGATGGCCCAAGGTAAGCTCAAGGAAGCCATGGCCTTCTTGGAAGAAGCAAAAAATAGGCTTGAGGCCAAGATCGTCCGTTCTCCTATCGACGGGGTTTTTTTTAAAAAGTTGCGCACAATCGGGGAATCGGTGGAAAGGCTCGAACCCATAGGCAGGGTGATCAATGCCGCCCAGCTCCAGATGGTTGTTTATTGCGATTCAAAACATTTCGGTCAAATCCGTAGGGAGGACAAGTATTTTATAGAGCTTGTAGACGGCCCCTATGCGGGTGAAAAAGTCGAAGCGACGGTTGTCCACGTCGATCCTTTCCTAGACCCTGCAAGTGGCACCTTCCGTATCAAGCTCCATATCCCTTCTTCGAGCAAGGTCGTTGCCGGGATCAGTGCGGAGTTGGTTATTCCCGAGCAAGAAAAGGATTTACCGAATTCTCCTACTGTTATCGGATTAAACGCGGTAAAAAAAAGCCCTTAA
- a CDS encoding efflux RND transporter periplasmic adaptor subunit yields MEKNNAADLNLFSLSPERFASILTSLLPSIGRLEELFNLVFQYVSTNFSIRGMQLARLEGAQWQRACSFPQGPLPWERDYEKKIMLAQHLNKALAGKSFCYFSWALSDGPTGLLSHPLEVQPPLFMHHFLFPLFSEESFLGVIHYWFSGENDQQFITRQYELLIPIHSAMARGLEEGMRTRKWSLVPPLWSQSPSLYLNYLEELALNKNDAERTGFLLVNYSRELACSDRCCLFSVPLNRKGFAFLGTQDFDQARLFELKTASSLLQVQKQADQALVLKEAGIALIKAANPRHFLEKKVRKKNGNFLFSFLFEEDKPDNRKERIENRQQAPQEPLRIGFALREAGSKERPRQIIEYFQHIPMNWIAAFPLLDDGNRVFGFVTWEGKEPVVASLELFSLLQRICLIGGKSFAQAYFKKKAWLYQSRALKPLFLIPLLMILLLLVAFIPLPMKIKADAVLLPSYEVAVPAMVSARIEAIYVQVGDYVSKGKLLMTLDSTNIKLKIKEIEQDYKKNMAEADLAQNLKQETAMQLARLNALKSQVLLKSLYKDYQYTFVRAPRDGVVMGPHNLASRRGELTQIGEILVQLADPYSWKVKGFLKEEDLTYLAEIMEKNKKALPISFRFLADPTKSYRLALDSTAQFVHGVEIEKGKYEFSFLIPWEEKNIDPRLLKKGFRGKAKIYVGLRPLGEILFRDIVRFLKIHVFFW; encoded by the coding sequence ATGGAAAAAAACAACGCTGCGGACTTGAACCTCTTTTCTCTTTCTCCGGAAAGGTTTGCCTCCATTTTAACTTCCCTTTTGCCTTCCATTGGCCGTTTAGAAGAGCTGTTTAATCTCGTCTTTCAGTACGTTTCGACGAATTTTTCCATCCGGGGAATGCAACTTGCAAGGCTCGAAGGAGCCCAGTGGCAAAGAGCCTGCTCTTTTCCCCAAGGACCTTTGCCCTGGGAAAGGGACTATGAAAAGAAAATTATGCTTGCCCAGCATCTCAACAAGGCCCTCGCAGGGAAAAGCTTTTGTTACTTTTCATGGGCTCTTTCCGACGGTCCCACCGGGCTTTTGTCCCATCCCCTGGAAGTCCAACCTCCTCTTTTCATGCACCATTTCCTTTTTCCCCTTTTTTCCGAAGAAAGTTTCCTCGGAGTGATCCATTACTGGTTTAGCGGAGAAAATGACCAGCAGTTTATAACTCGCCAATACGAGCTTTTGATCCCCATTCATTCTGCAATGGCCCGTGGCCTTGAGGAAGGCATGAGAACCAGGAAATGGAGCTTGGTTCCTCCCCTTTGGAGTCAATCTCCTTCCCTTTACCTCAACTACCTCGAGGAGCTGGCGCTCAATAAAAACGACGCCGAAAGGACGGGTTTTCTCTTGGTCAATTACTCGAGAGAGCTGGCTTGCAGTGATCGCTGCTGTTTGTTTAGCGTTCCTTTGAACCGCAAGGGCTTTGCCTTTCTAGGCACGCAGGATTTCGATCAAGCCAGGCTATTTGAATTAAAAACGGCCAGCAGCCTTTTACAAGTTCAAAAACAAGCCGATCAAGCCCTGGTCCTCAAGGAGGCGGGGATAGCGTTGATCAAGGCCGCTAACCCCCGGCATTTTCTCGAGAAAAAGGTCCGGAAAAAAAACGGCAATTTCTTATTCTCCTTTTTGTTTGAAGAAGACAAACCGGATAACCGAAAAGAACGGATAGAGAACCGGCAACAAGCTCCACAAGAGCCTCTTCGGATCGGTTTTGCCTTGCGAGAAGCCGGATCTAAGGAAAGGCCAAGGCAGATTATCGAATATTTTCAGCATATCCCCATGAATTGGATTGCAGCCTTTCCCTTGTTGGACGATGGGAACAGGGTTTTTGGGTTTGTGACCTGGGAAGGGAAAGAGCCTGTCGTGGCCAGCCTTGAACTATTCAGTCTTTTACAGAGGATCTGCCTTATAGGAGGTAAAAGCTTTGCCCAAGCTTACTTTAAGAAAAAAGCCTGGCTTTATCAATCCCGGGCTCTCAAGCCTCTTTTTTTAATTCCCCTTTTGATGATTTTGCTCCTGCTTGTGGCCTTTATTCCGTTGCCTATGAAAATCAAGGCCGATGCCGTCCTTCTCCCTTCCTACGAAGTTGCCGTTCCCGCAATGGTTTCCGCCCGGATCGAGGCCATATACGTCCAAGTAGGTGATTACGTCAGCAAGGGAAAGCTTTTGATGACGCTGGATTCGACGAATATTAAGCTTAAGATCAAGGAAATCGAACAGGATTATAAAAAAAACATGGCCGAGGCGGACTTAGCCCAAAACCTTAAGCAAGAAACCGCAATGCAACTTGCCCGGCTTAATGCCCTGAAATCCCAAGTCTTGCTCAAGAGCTTGTACAAGGATTATCAATATACTTTCGTCCGTGCTCCAAGGGATGGGGTGGTGATGGGTCCACATAACCTGGCCAGCCGCAGGGGGGAGTTGACCCAAATCGGGGAAATCCTCGTCCAGCTTGCCGACCCCTATTCCTGGAAAGTCAAGGGTTTCCTCAAGGAGGAGGATTTGACGTATTTAGCCGAGATCATGGAAAAGAACAAAAAGGCCCTGCCCATTTCTTTTAGGTTTTTGGCCGATCCCACGAAAAGCTACAGGCTTGCTTTGGATTCAACCGCCCAATTCGTTCACGGAGTCGAAATTGAAAAAGGCAAATACGAATTTTCTTTTCTCATCCCGTGGGAAGAAAAGAATATAGATCCCAGGCTTTTAAAAAAGGGATTTCGTGGAAAAGCCAAGATCTATGTAGGGCTAAGGCCTTTAGGTGAAATCCTCTTTAGAGACATTGTCCGGTTTTTAAAAATTCATGTTTTTTTCTGGTAA
- a CDS encoding nucleotidyltransferase domain-containing protein, translated as MHLKPEEKAVLLLGRDSLKEEQTDEIKKNLSFGSFHWELFYNLCFVHGLWGFVLDNLNGRFPYPGEIKKKLSLLCQSTAKRNDLLFEEQKKILNLLNREGIAAILLKGIGLSQMLYGEKWRLKSTTDIDLLVGLEDVPKTIFLLQKELGYGESTGRKINLKTLLYWDKDISLYKKKNPLDFAPSILELHWSVAFNSKIDRRALQAIWKEKTLGMWENISLWRMNKVNELLFLLVHGSKHRWECLRHLLDVHEYVLKSNFKEKEWEEITDKAFYFGWERFCMLGLALAQALYDTPVPAEILETLGKNWIKKEKIFSSPSSFPYVRHFSLFELFSSKKDKLFFALKSLRFPSEEIVKHYPLPSFLSFLYIPLSASVAIFHWLRRNFASVFLRGLLKKNSGHLPGQRRAG; from the coding sequence ATGCATTTAAAACCAGAGGAAAAGGCGGTCCTCCTGTTAGGAAGGGATAGCCTCAAAGAAGAACAGACGGATGAAATAAAGAAGAACCTTTCTTTTGGGTCCTTCCATTGGGAGCTTTTTTACAATCTTTGTTTCGTTCACGGCCTTTGGGGTTTCGTGTTGGATAACCTAAACGGAAGGTTCCCCTACCCTGGAGAAATCAAGAAAAAACTCTCCCTCCTTTGCCAAAGCACCGCCAAAAGAAATGACTTGCTTTTTGAAGAACAAAAAAAAATCTTGAACCTCCTGAACCGGGAAGGCATTGCGGCCATTCTGCTCAAGGGAATAGGCTTGAGTCAAATGCTCTACGGGGAAAAATGGAGGTTAAAAAGCACCACCGATATCGATCTTTTGGTTGGCTTGGAAGATGTCCCCAAGACGATCTTCCTCCTTCAAAAAGAACTGGGATACGGCGAATCGACCGGCCGAAAGATAAATTTAAAGACCCTTCTCTATTGGGACAAGGACATTTCGTTGTACAAGAAAAAAAATCCCTTGGATTTCGCTCCTTCCATCCTCGAACTGCATTGGTCTGTAGCTTTCAACTCCAAGATCGACCGCAGGGCTCTGCAGGCAATCTGGAAAGAAAAAACCTTGGGAATGTGGGAAAATATCTCCTTGTGGAGGATGAACAAGGTCAACGAACTGCTCTTTCTCTTGGTCCACGGCAGCAAGCACCGCTGGGAATGCCTGCGTCATCTCCTCGACGTTCACGAGTACGTTTTAAAAAGTAATTTCAAGGAAAAAGAATGGGAAGAGATCACCGACAAGGCGTTTTATTTTGGATGGGAAAGATTTTGCATGCTTGGACTTGCCCTGGCCCAAGCGCTCTACGATACCCCCGTGCCGGCAGAAATCCTGGAAACTCTGGGTAAAAACTGGATCAAAAAAGAGAAGATTTTTTCTTCCCCCTCTTCTTTCCCCTACGTCCGCCACTTTAGCCTTTTTGAACTCTTTTCTTCTAAAAAAGACAAGCTTTTTTTTGCCTTGAAATCCCTCCGCTTCCCCAGTGAAGAAATCGTCAAGCACTATCCCCTTCCCTCCTTTTTGTCTTTCCTCTACATTCCCCTCTCCGCTTCCGTTGCCATTTTCCACTGGCTCCGTAGGAATTTTGCTTCCGTATTCCTCCGCGGGTTGTTGAAAAAAAATAGTGGGCATCTTCCGGGACAACGAAGAGCAGGCTAA
- a CDS encoding radical SAM protein: MIHYSVLGIMLRKKCPLRCAHCITDSSPGAEGELDESFVFSLLEEAVGYTPVISFTGGEAFVDPEKLTRCVAKAKSLGLKATAVTGCGWVRSEKQAFEVVEKVHAAGLDRLCISWDRYHGVFKNEWKLKAVSRAAGRLGIPLVIRSVISPNKLEPDIPELGEIAYTLEKIPLIKLGRAELLPEEDFFWTDSPPMGTCGVVLAPVVEYDGRVFACCGPSHFAPGHSPLFLGDAKKRALGEILKEGREDPILETIAFAGSYGLYKILKDYFPAVSVPERKCYSSICDICLDVLKDKELIAKLRSFFSSLEGKALLTAMRMMRKYQDKRKAQEKDGEESCCATPRTRREVVYGRS, encoded by the coding sequence ATGATCCACTACTCGGTGTTGGGAATCATGCTCAGGAAAAAGTGCCCGCTACGGTGCGCCCACTGTATTACGGATTCTTCACCGGGTGCGGAAGGGGAGTTGGATGAAAGCTTTGTTTTCTCGCTCTTGGAAGAGGCGGTGGGTTATACTCCTGTAATCAGCTTTACGGGAGGAGAAGCCTTTGTCGATCCCGAAAAGTTGACACGGTGCGTGGCCAAGGCCAAGAGCTTGGGTTTAAAAGCGACGGCGGTGACGGGATGCGGTTGGGTCCGGTCGGAAAAGCAGGCTTTTGAAGTGGTTGAAAAAGTCCATGCCGCCGGTTTAGACCGGTTGTGCATCAGTTGGGACCGCTACCACGGAGTCTTTAAAAATGAATGGAAACTGAAGGCGGTGTCCCGGGCAGCGGGTCGGCTGGGCATCCCCTTGGTGATCCGCAGCGTCATCAGTCCCAACAAGTTAGAACCGGATATTCCGGAGCTGGGGGAAATAGCCTATACCCTGGAAAAAATCCCCTTGATCAAGCTGGGCCGGGCCGAGTTGCTTCCCGAGGAAGATTTTTTTTGGACGGATTCCCCTCCCATGGGAACCTGCGGGGTCGTCTTGGCTCCCGTGGTGGAATACGACGGCAGGGTGTTTGCCTGTTGCGGTCCTTCCCATTTTGCCCCCGGGCATTCTCCCCTTTTTTTGGGTGATGCCAAGAAGAGGGCTCTAGGTGAAATTTTGAAGGAAGGCAGGGAAGATCCGATTCTAGAAACGATTGCCTTTGCGGGTTCTTACGGACTTTATAAAATCTTAAAAGATTATTTTCCGGCGGTCTCGGTCCCGGAAAGGAAATGCTATTCGAGCATATGCGACATATGCCTTGATGTTTTGAAAGACAAGGAGCTGATTGCAAAATTAAGGAGCTTTTTCTCTAGCCTTGAAGGAAAAGCCCTGCTGACGGCCATGCGGATGATGAGAAAGTATCAGGATAAACGCAAGGCTCAAGAAAAGGATGGGGAGGAGAGCTGTTGTGCGACACCAAGGACTCGAAGAGAGGTCGTTTATGGAAGGAGCTGA